Part of the Zingiber officinale cultivar Zhangliang chromosome 6A, Zo_v1.1, whole genome shotgun sequence genome, ATGTACAGCTTAATCTGAATCAAATCCCTTCCACCTTCTCTATGAAACTCACGACAtactagaaaaaaaaacaaggaatACCAAATCAAACTCGAAACAACTCTTACcgtaggtgagtagcaacttaccgagatgttcttggacttacagccaaaGAGAAGCAGTTAGGGCTTCGGGAAAACTCGAGCTCTCGGTGATTCTTCTGTgcccgcgtgctcccctcgacgagacGACCTTAAGGAGGTGAATAGAACCCCTTGGAAAACCCTGGCCGGCTGTCAGAGACGAAGCTAGGCTTCGTTTttcttcgctcgggcagaatcgaCGTCGTCGCACGGGAAGAGcagaggagaaaaggagagaaagattCGGGTTCGgcaaatacctaagttctcttttcttataactagggtttcaattataacttatatatatctcgctccatattcattcacaaaacgCTTGTAGAACAGTTGGTTAGCTTTGTTTTAACCGGGTCAAAGGTCGCaagttcgattcctcagccgcgccctttttatttcaatttattttcgatttccttactgcttaaatatattttctttcctttatctgatCAGTAATgaccgcttgcacacttggttagccggattcgcttaaagcttggttcggccggaggtctcgagttcgaatctcagcttggacattttttgtcgaaacttccttcgtttagtaaaaataccaaacgacctccaaaaattgtataaaaatactctaaaaatttctaaaaatctctagaatatttctatagtatttttaaatatttttaaattatttttgggactcaaaatgaggaaatttgggttgttacaccaagctaggttcggccactaaTCGTGGCTCAATCCCTTGGTTTTGGCaggcccaagcttgggctccaatcttgcttggccggccacctaagggtgggtaggaaatggatatgtggtgggtataattctctatatacaagaggctacgatagggaccgagaggaggaattggttttggtctcccgatgaaattaaacttcccatgttcgccccaaacacccaacttaattttatcaataataattcataccactaaagaattattattgaactaccgcaccaatcccaaattacattttgggctccttcttattatgagtgtgttagtctccctgtgtttaagatgtcgaatgtccactaattaaatgagttactgacaattctctttaattaatatcttagtccaagagtagtaccactcaactttatcgtcatgtcagactaagtccacctgcagggtttaacatgacaatctttatgagctcctcttggggacattatagTTGATCGAAggtctttttgaatatgatattgaccgagcttcctgtgtcaataaaaacgcggtgaatagtatagttggctattaccgctttgatgaggagagcgtcgtcatgtggcacttcgactccctccaagtccttaggcctgaaactgatttcgggtccgctcgcccgttcctggctgcagccgaccgcatggatctggagttgccggacgctcgccttccttgctcggttagagtcacctccggtgggttcgccagctataatgttgatttcacctcgggaagtattacttctattttcttcttcccgagcggacggtcggggccgctccctagacatccggggattgtcttcacgcctcggagtatgatgccgctcggggGGTCTATCTTTGTCGCCTGTTGGGTATCGTCCGTTCGGCTTCACGaggtctctgtcgcctgtcggatgatggcgatcgacggccgccactccggggaacggggtgggcgattagaggaagactccggcaatctcttgtgttgtgcgtgtccgtccggtggaatgagcagaacattggggtccatttcttctttggcttgggccgctcggcagctacctcttgcacatgggacctccCACGGGGGGAGCGGATTACTTCGGCCCTCGGCCCTCTGGGAGGGTAATGAGCAGTGTGAGGTTTCCGCTCGGCGGGGGGAGCCCGCTCGGCGGGGGGAGCCCGCTCGGTGGGAGTTTCCTTTCTACGTgacgcttgggcttcctccacgttgatgtattcgttggcccggtgtaacatatggtcgtagtctcggggcggtttctgaatgagcgatcggaagaagtccccatccacgaggccttgtgtgaaggcattcatcatggtttctgaggtggtcgttggaatatccatggccaccctgttgaaccgctggatataggctcggagcgattcgcgggcttcttgtttgatggcaaacagactgacactagtcttctgatagcgccgactgctcgcaaagtggtgaaggaaggttgtgcggaagtctttgaaacttgagatagatccgtccggaagtctccgaaaccaccgttgagccgatcccgagagggtggttagaaaaactcgacacttcaccccatctgtgtattgatgcagggtagccgtgttgtcgaacttgcccaaatgatcatctgggtcggtggttccattgtattcaccgatcgccggaggcacatagtgctttggcagagggtctcgtagaatagcctctgagaattgacggttgatccgttcgggcgaggcgtccgctcggggggctttgccttttctgctgtctcgtcttggtacttcatctgaagaagatcctcaatcacgattaactgctacggcttcaggagtgcggaataaggcccgatgaaatggaactgtggccggtggtgcttccgctcggccacctgatgatGATATTGCTTgctgctccatccgctcggcttgcgacttctgcctttgttccacaagcttagctgctctcgTCTCGATCAAAGCGTCAAGCTCCTctatggagagcatcaccgagtgcggtcgtccagcctcgtccattgcttccgatcggatgcaggagcgttcccacagacggcgccaaattgatcctgtccgaaagctgaatcaacggacgctgggcacgtggcactctccaagttgctgacgtagatctccggtcGATCGcaaggtgctccggcgaacctgcacagaagtcgggccgggaaggggttcccggcgacgaccctccgacgctcaagtcaggcagacgAAAACAAGAAGGTGGCTTCCAGGATCAGAGATTTTATATCTCCGGTGAAGTCTAAGAGctattatatagagctatggAAACTTGGTGCACAtaaaccgaggtgtacacgtgtcctacaCCATACcgcagtatgggcttgtcagaagagcatgtctgacgccatactgctacagtctgagcgtctccttgatgggacagcagaatcctttgtcgtacgatactgagtatggtctggtcctcgaacatgcctgttgtcagcaacaggggttactaagatgacgtccCCACTGTCCCATACTTcttgacttcctcttcccggatcGACCATCAAGCCGCTCGGCCAGAATATTCACCTTTGGTCTGGCGTAGTTGGTCGTTCGTCCGGGAAGGTTCAGGGTCGTCGTCTGCTCGGCTCTCATAGCCTGacaccctggccgagcgggcaGACTGCTCGGCCTTTACTCTTGCCTTACATCgcggccgagcggactatccgctcggccatatggtCTTCTTTCCTTCATTGGAAATCTGGGTTCACGACCAGATGGTTGTTCCCTCGGATAAAGGTCATTGCCTAGTGATCGGCAAGTCCCGTCCGCTCGTCGAGCCCATGGGGTTGACCCCCCTCTgactgttgacctccacgtgttgtTGACCTTTCTCTCATGAGGACcccctccttatcaccggatcaatgaCCTtacgaaaaattaaatttttaatattattatttgcaACAAACTTGTATTTTGATGCTAATAGCACAATTTAGCTACAAATGATGACTTCATCACTAATATTTCGTCGCTATTTTATTGTTTTCCTGTAATTTCATTTAAGTATCGAAGGGGCACACTGGGATGGGATAAGATTGAAGCTCTCTAACCATATATTAACCTATGATAGAAACCTATTTGTTAGATTCGGAGAGAACAAAGAGCACTCGATAGTCCACATATAAATTCCATCATATTTTTCACATTGATTTTTGTTCCATAAGTCCAATATATAATCCAACATTATTTAGGCCATCTTTAATGGCTAGAAttctaaatgaatttttttttatctctaatATACCACAgtgtaaaaatttattattttctccccaataaaaaaaaattctctataatttttttttgactctatattataaatcatatatctttattcattattattttatttaatatatctttataatttttaattaattatgatccgtaatctaatttatttatatttttaattaatatattaattaacttataatttttaacttaatttaatttaatttaatttataattctcatttgatatttaattaacttatgaattGTAATTTAGTTGAAACCATCAAATATGCAGCTTCAATCCTGACTACTGAACTAAAAATCTCAAGTCTTATCTGCATGATTCAAactttttattcaattttttttaaattttacaaacctATAAAGAATCATACGCCCTCATGCACAAATGGACTTCTACTTATCAAACCTATTTCATCATCTATtttaacaaaaaaacaaaaaaaaaagaaatctccGAGATCATAATATCACGGTAAGATATCCAAGTTATCATCTAGACATCGAATCCAGCTATAacgtatttgtaagaatttttttctaaatgGAGGACATAATCAAAAGATACTGGACTTCTGAACTGACCATCGCATGTGCTTCCTAATTTATCTAAAgatcaataaaaaattttcataggtCAAATCAATcagaaataataaataaaattaactgACATtatcattataaaaaaaatcaagaataatttaaaatgtgaaaaaaaacGTAAGTACCATGAGATAAAAAAACTCAATATCTAaccaaaaaaaaatgtttaaaattaaattaatccatACCAGCatttatttgtattttaaaaTTCTGTCGTATATGAATTACGATTCGGGTCAAATTAATATCGTCAACTTTTGAAGATCTCTAGATCCCACTGGTCAATCGACTGGTGTATCGTAAGGAGTCGCGCAAGCTTCAAGAACCTGCCCCCTTCAACCCTTCTCCTATTTCTCTCCACAGTTGACTTCACCGGAGGAACTTGTTGGGCGTAACATTTCACCCTCATGACTCTCAATCGAAGGCAGCCGCCTCTGCTGGAGGTGGCTAAACACGGCCTGCTCTCTTCACGCGCCTCCCAACCACAAGGCATCGTGTCTTCCTTCCTCTTCAGCCGGTCCGGCTTTCTCTCCGTCCtcgccctcctcctcctcctcctcctcctcgtcttCCTCCCGTTGCTTTGTCGTCGACCCGTGTCCGCCCTCTTATACTCTTTCTCCCTCGGAGAGGTCGACGACGGATCCGTATCCCGATGGAAGGACTACACGGTCGCTCGCGCTGCGGCCTTCGCCGCCCGCAACGACACTCTCATCGTCACCGCCGTGAGCGAACCTTTCCTCCCCTTGCTGAACAACTGGCTCATCAGCATCGCGCGGCAGAAGAGGCAGGACCAGGTGCTCATCTTCGCCGAGGACTACGCCACCCTCTACGAGATCAACCGCCGGTGGCCCGGCCACGCCGTCCTGGTCCAGCCCGCTCCCGAGTCCAATGCCGCCCACGATTACGGATCTCAGGTGCTCCTCCGACCTCTAACCATACGGCATACATCGCTCGATGCTTATAATCGAGTTGCTTAATCTCTCCAGGGATTCTTCAACCTCACATCGCGGAGGCCTCGCCACTTGCTGCAACTCCTGAAGCTGGGATACAGCGTCATGTACAACGACGTCGACATGGTGTGGGTGGCGGATCCATTCCGTTACCTCGACGGCGATCACGACGTCTACTTCGCCGACGACATGTTCGCTGTAAGTAGTCTAAGTAGTGTACACGGAGGTCTGTCCGGAATTTTTATATCTCCTCTGACAAGAAGTCGTCGTCTTTCCTTTCCATATGAACAGGTGAAGCCTCTGAATCACTCTCACAATCTGCCACCTCCAGAGAACGACGGGCAGACCAACATCTGCAGTTGCATGATTTTCCTCCGTCCGACGAGGGGCGGCAAGAAGCTGATCCGCAGCTGGATCGAGGAAATCCAAAAGCAGCATTGGTCCAAGGCGGCGAAGACAAACGACCAGCCCGCTTTCAATTGTGCTCTGAGAAAAACCGCAAAAGAGGTGCATAACGTCTTTCCTTTACATATATATTTCATATGCGATACATCGATCATCCAGTATAACACGACGCTTCTGGCCGGCCGGCCGGCGTGGTTGACTACTGCAGGTAGATCTGGACTTGTTACCTCAAACTGCATTCCCATCGGGAGGGTTGTACTTCAGGGATGCA contains:
- the LOC121994084 gene encoding UDP-D-xylose:L-fucose alpha-1,3-D-xylosyltransferase-like, which codes for MTLNRRQPPLLEVAKHGLLSSRASQPQGIVSSFLFSRSGFLSVLALLLLLLLLVFLPLLCRRPVSALLYSFSLGEVDDGSVSRWKDYTVARAAAFAARNDTLIVTAVSEPFLPLLNNWLISIARQKRQDQVLIFAEDYATLYEINRRWPGHAVLVQPAPESNAAHDYGSQGFFNLTSRRPRHLLQLLKLGYSVMYNDVDMVWVADPFRYLDGDHDVYFADDMFAVKPLNHSHNLPPPENDGQTNICSCMIFLRPTRGGKKLIRSWIEEIQKQHWSKAAKTNDQPAFNCALRKTAKEVDLDLLPQTAFPSGGLYFRDANWVKRTQGLHAIVHNNYIVGFQNKIQRFKDYGLWLADNHTDESPLGQI